CGAAACACTATACGGCCATCAGCGCAACAAAATAGAGGCGACTTTCAATTGTAAAATTGCCGACTGGTACGGCAATGCCGAAAGAACAATAGCTCTACAGCAAAAGGAGGATGGTAATTATGAAAACTTGCCTCTTTACTCTTTTGAGACCTTTTACGAGGATTATCTGCTAAGCACAGGACTTAGTAATAGCTGTTTTCCATTAATCAACTATCGTGTAGATGATATCATCAAACCTATGGTAAAGCGCACAAAATCATGCAGATACACTGTAAGCCATATACAGGGTAGAAGTGATGATAAGCTAATTTTGCGAGATGGCACACGGATCGGGTTGTTATGGGGAGCTTTTGACAGGGTGCCAAATTTGTGTAAGGCACAGATAGTACAGTACCGTCCTGAGTGTTTTGAGGTAAACATAGTCCCTGGAGATAAGTTTAGGGCTGAGGATGAGAGTTTTTTAAACAAAAAACTGAGAGAATTTGTGGGCGATGATGCGGTGTTTAGTATTCATAAAGTAGCTGATAGTAAAATAATTCGCAGTAAGACAGGTAAGTACAAACTGGTGGTTAATTACTTCCTTAAAAAACATACCCAACAAATGCTTCACACGAAGTCAGCGGCACAGCTCTCTTAGAACTAAGTTTCACCTTATCATTCTGACAATATGTTTTTAGCAGTATTGGCAGCTTGATTTGTTGGGCTTAATCAGCATCTTTGTACAGAATCATCTATATTTAGGTAGCATATTTATCGATTGGATAACATCAATTTTTTATGGCAAAAATTCTTGTGTCTTACCGTTTGCCGGAGGCGGGTTTGCAATCTCTGGCTGAGCAGCATACGCTCATTACTCCAGATCAGCTAAAGTTTAGTCGCGATGAAATTATGGAGCGAATAGTAGATTGTGACGCCCTGCTGGCGGCCAGCCTCAAAGTAGATCAGGAGATGATTGAGCGTGGAACAAATTTGAAAATCATTGCCAACTACGGAGCAGGTGTTGATAAAATTGATGTGGCTTTCGCGAAGGAAAAAGGAATTGTAGTTACTAACACACCTACAGCAGTTACTGAAGCTACGGCAGAGCTTGCTTTTGGCCTGATGCATAGCCTGCTCAGGAGGATCACAGAGTGTGACCGACACCTGCGCAGCGATCCTGACTTCTACTGGGGCATGATGCGTCAGCACATAGGACATAGCCTGTATGGTAAAACTTTGGGTATTGTAGGGCTGGGAAAAATCGGCAGAGCCCTGGCTCGTCGCGCATTGGCTGCTCGTATGCAGGTAATCTACCATAACAGAACGCCTATCTTCAATAAATTTGAGCAGGAAAGTGGCGCGCGCTACACCTCCTTGGATGAGCTACTTCAACAGTCAGATATTGTCTCATTGCATACACCTCTTACAGATTCTACCCACCATATGATTGGGGCGCATCAACTAAGCATTATGAAAGAAAGTGCTTTTCTGATTAACACTGCGAGAGGAGCCGTAGTAGACGAGTCTGCTCTGCTTACTTATCTGCAGGAAGGAAAAATAGCAGGGGCTGCCCTGGATGTGTTTGAGCAGGAACCCAAATTTTCAGAAGCTTTCAAAGCGATGGATAATGTAGTGCTTACCCCACATATTGGTACTGAAACTATAGAGTCCAGAACGGAAATGACTCATGAGGCAGTAGCCAACCTTATGTACTTCTTTGAAAGAGGTAAG
This window of the Porifericola rhodea genome carries:
- a CDS encoding NAD(P)-dependent oxidoreductase, with protein sequence MAKILVSYRLPEAGLQSLAEQHTLITPDQLKFSRDEIMERIVDCDALLAASLKVDQEMIERGTNLKIIANYGAGVDKIDVAFAKEKGIVVTNTPTAVTEATAELAFGLMHSLLRRITECDRHLRSDPDFYWGMMRQHIGHSLYGKTLGIVGLGKIGRALARRALAARMQVIYHNRTPIFNKFEQESGARYTSLDELLQQSDIVSLHTPLTDSTHHMIGAHQLSIMKESAFLINTARGAVVDESALLTYLQEGKIAGAALDVFEQEPKFSEAFKAMDNVVLTPHIGTETIESRTEMTHEAVANLMYFFERGKGLNIV